From a region of the Lactuca sativa cultivar Salinas chromosome 4, Lsat_Salinas_v11, whole genome shotgun sequence genome:
- the LOC128133706 gene encoding uncharacterized mitochondrial protein AtMg00810-like, producing the protein MAFGYKISVDPIGESVDHKTYRGMIGSLMYLTAIRPDIVFATGLCAQYQAGPKVSHLTAVKQILRYLKGSKAMGLWYPTGNDFSLQAFIDADHAGCRLDRKSTSGGCQFLGGRLVS; encoded by the coding sequence ATGGCCTTTGGATATAAAATCTCAGTTGACCCTATCGGAGAGtcagttgatcacaaaacataccgaggaatgattggatcgttGATGTACCTCACTGCCATCCGACCGGATATTGTATTTGCAACGGGTTTATGCGCTCAGTACCAAGCTGGCCCTAAAGTATCTCACTTGACCGCAGTCAAGCAAATCCTCAGATATCTAAAGGGAAGTAAAGCAATGGGCCTCTGGTACCCTACGGGTAATGACTTCAGTCTACAAGCATTCATAGATGCAGATCATGCTGGATGTAGACTTGATCGTAAGAGTACTTCAGGTGGATGTCAGTTCTTAGGAGGAAGATTAGTTAGCTAG